The following coding sequences lie in one Hydrogenophaga sp. PBL-H3 genomic window:
- a CDS encoding putative signal transducing protein encodes MTDGNSDYDPANGDWQTLITVFSPTEAYLLRGVLQAAGVPAAAADAHLVQAYTLLAGAIPVRVQVPEHRRAQAETVLAAYERGDYGLSDDHLDDETPS; translated from the coding sequence GTGACCGATGGCAATTCGGACTACGACCCGGCCAACGGTGACTGGCAGACGCTGATCACCGTGTTCAGCCCGACCGAGGCGTACCTGCTGCGCGGCGTGTTGCAAGCCGCCGGCGTGCCGGCGGCCGCGGCCGATGCGCACCTGGTGCAGGCCTACACGCTGCTGGCCGGCGCCATTCCCGTGCGAGTTCAGGTGCCCGAGCACCGCCGCGCGCAAGCTGAAACAGTGCTCGCCGCATATGAGCGCGGCGACTACGGCCTGAGCGACGATCATCTTGACGACGAGACGCCTTCATGA
- the mrdA gene encoding penicillin-binding protein 2 has product MTELRNVEADLAQFRTRLLVIGLAVVFAFGLVAARMVYLQVVRHDDLLAQAESNRTAVIPVVPNRGQIVDRNGRVLATNYSAYTLEITPSRVLDMEATIAQLGELMEITPRDQRRFRKLLEESHSFDSLPIRTRLTDEEVARFTVQRYRFPGVDVRARLLRQYPNGETASHVIGYIGRINQREKESIADWAEEEQANYRGTEYIGKLGAEQSYEQTLHGTTGFERVETSAGGRAVRSLANTPATPGDTVVLSIDIQLQKLIEDMFGERRGALVAIDPRTGEVLAFVSKPTFDPNLFVEGIDVENWRALNESLDKPLLNRALRGTYPPGSTYKPFMALAALETGTRSASFVMNDPGFWMFGSHRFRSHGDGGLGAVDMKRSIVKSSNTYYYSLANDMGVDTMHDFMKPLGFGQITGIDLRGEVRGVLPSQAWKRNTYKRPEQQRWYAGETISLGIGQGYNSFTMLQLAHAMATLANGGVKFAPHLTMATENVITRERKPLPAPPAVSLGYKPEHVRTVLEAMQAVTTEGTSTRVFANAGYASGGKTGTAQAVTIGQRDRYDARKLEEFQRDHALYVAFAPVDQPRVAIAVVVENAGFGAAHAAPIARRVFDYLLLDQYPNPQDLAAVRAGQASAPMGVPLKASERPWPPQ; this is encoded by the coding sequence ATGACCGAACTGCGAAACGTCGAAGCCGACCTGGCCCAGTTCCGCACCCGCTTGCTGGTGATCGGGCTGGCGGTGGTGTTCGCGTTTGGCCTGGTGGCTGCGCGCATGGTGTATCTGCAGGTGGTGCGCCACGACGACCTGCTGGCGCAGGCCGAGAGCAACCGCACGGCGGTGATTCCGGTGGTGCCCAACCGGGGCCAGATCGTGGACCGCAACGGGCGTGTGCTGGCCACCAACTACTCTGCCTACACGCTGGAGATCACGCCCTCGCGCGTGCTCGACATGGAGGCCACAATCGCCCAGCTAGGCGAGCTCATGGAGATCACCCCGCGCGATCAGCGCCGCTTCCGCAAGCTGCTGGAAGAGTCGCACAGCTTCGACTCGCTGCCCATTCGCACCCGCCTGACCGACGAGGAGGTGGCGCGTTTCACCGTGCAACGCTACCGCTTTCCCGGGGTGGACGTGCGCGCGCGCCTGCTGCGCCAGTACCCCAACGGAGAAACCGCCAGCCACGTGATCGGCTACATCGGGCGCATCAACCAGCGTGAAAAGGAGTCGATCGCCGACTGGGCCGAGGAAGAACAGGCCAACTACCGCGGCACCGAGTACATCGGCAAGCTTGGCGCCGAGCAGAGTTACGAGCAGACCCTGCACGGCACCACCGGTTTCGAGCGGGTGGAAACCTCGGCTGGGGGCCGCGCCGTGCGCTCGCTGGCCAACACCCCGGCCACGCCTGGCGACACCGTGGTGCTGTCGATCGACATCCAGCTGCAAAAGCTGATCGAGGACATGTTCGGCGAGCGGCGCGGCGCGTTGGTCGCCATCGATCCGCGCACCGGCGAAGTGCTGGCCTTCGTGAGCAAGCCCACCTTCGATCCCAACCTGTTCGTCGAGGGCATCGACGTGGAGAACTGGCGCGCGCTCAACGAGTCGCTGGACAAGCCGCTGTTGAACCGGGCCCTGCGGGGAACGTACCCACCAGGTTCGACCTACAAACCTTTCATGGCACTGGCCGCGCTGGAGACGGGCACACGCAGTGCGAGCTTCGTCATGAACGACCCGGGCTTCTGGATGTTTGGCAGTCACCGCTTCCGCAGCCACGGCGACGGCGGTCTGGGCGCGGTCGACATGAAGCGCAGCATCGTGAAGTCGAGCAACACCTACTACTACTCGCTGGCCAACGACATGGGCGTGGACACCATGCACGACTTCATGAAGCCCCTGGGCTTTGGCCAGATCACCGGCATCGACCTGCGCGGCGAGGTGCGCGGCGTGCTGCCCAGCCAGGCCTGGAAACGCAACACCTACAAGCGCCCCGAGCAGCAACGCTGGTACGCGGGCGAGACGATCTCGCTGGGCATCGGCCAGGGCTACAACAGCTTCACCATGCTGCAACTCGCACATGCCATGGCCACGCTGGCCAACGGTGGCGTGAAGTTCGCACCCCACCTCACCATGGCCACCGAAAACGTGATCACCCGCGAGCGCAAGCCACTGCCCGCGCCGCCAGCGGTGAGTCTGGGCTACAAGCCCGAGCACGTGCGCACGGTGCTCGAAGCCATGCAGGCGGTCACCACCGAGGGCACGTCCACCCGCGTGTTCGCCAATGCCGGGTATGCCAGCGGTGGCAAGACCGGCACGGCACAGGCGGTGACGATCGGCCAGCGAGACCGCTACGACGCGCGCAAACTCGAAGAGTTTCAACGCGACCACGCGCTGTACGTGGCCTTCGCGCCGGTCGACCAGCCGCGCGTGGCGATTGCGGTGGTGGTGGAGAACGCCGGCTTTGGCGCGGCGCACGCAGCACCGATCGCGCGGCGCGTGTTCGACTACCTGCTGCTGGACCAGTACCCGAACCCGCAAGACCTGGCCGCCGTGCGCGCGGGCCAGGCCAGCGCCCCCATGGGCGTGCCGCTGAAGGCCAGTGAACGCCCCTGGCCGCCGCAGTAG
- a CDS encoding sulfite exporter TauE/SafE family protein yields MELLLVSLASFFAGFVDSIVGGGGLILVPALFAMFPTTHPATLFGVNKGASVWGTAAATLQYARRVNMPWHALLPAAAVGFAGSMAGAWTVTVISPDFLRRALPLVLLGVLGYTLARKDLGRHHAPRFSGRQEAAAACVLGLTIGFYDGFFGPGTGSFFVFLFVRWLGYDFLHASASAKLINTATNLAALMLFAWKGHVWWHFVLAMATANVVGSLLGTRLALKHGSGFVRIAFIVVVSALILKTTYDAWLR; encoded by the coding sequence ATGGAATTGCTTCTTGTCTCGCTGGCTTCGTTCTTCGCCGGCTTCGTGGATTCGATCGTGGGCGGCGGCGGCCTCATCCTCGTGCCCGCACTGTTCGCCATGTTTCCCACCACCCACCCGGCCACGCTGTTCGGCGTGAACAAGGGTGCCTCGGTGTGGGGTACTGCGGCGGCCACCTTGCAGTACGCCCGGCGCGTGAACATGCCGTGGCACGCCCTGCTGCCCGCGGCGGCTGTGGGCTTTGCGGGATCGATGGCCGGGGCCTGGACGGTGACCGTGATCTCGCCCGATTTCCTGCGCCGCGCGCTGCCCCTGGTGTTGCTGGGCGTGCTGGGCTACACACTGGCGCGCAAGGACCTCGGGCGCCACCACGCACCGCGCTTCAGCGGTCGGCAGGAAGCCGCCGCCGCCTGCGTGCTCGGCCTGACGATTGGCTTCTACGATGGCTTCTTCGGACCGGGCACGGGCAGCTTTTTCGTGTTCCTGTTCGTGCGCTGGCTGGGCTACGACTTCCTGCACGCCAGCGCCAGCGCCAAGCTCATCAACACCGCCACCAACCTCGCCGCCCTGATGCTGTTCGCCTGGAAGGGCCACGTGTGGTGGCATTTCGTGCTGGCCATGGCCACGGCGAACGTGGTGGGCAGCCTGCTGGGCACGCGCCTGGCGCTCAAGCACGGCAGCGGTTTCGTGCGCATCGCGTTCATCGTGGTGGTGTCGGCGCTGATCCTGAAGACGACCTACGACGCCTGGCTCAGGTAG
- a CDS encoding Tim44 domain-containing protein, producing the protein MKKWLSLLAVVLTLGLGTAHVDAEAKRIGGGKSFGMQRQSAPPAKAPTAPTAAPATTGAGAAAASTGRSWMGPIAGLAAGLGIAALASHLGFGEGLANMLMIGLLVAAAIAVFGFIMRKRAMAQQGGAGGLAYAGAGAGAGAQRQSTPEVHALRTPVNGGGGSMIGSSLGEANASRIPADFDVQGFERNAKVNFIRLQAANDAGNLDDIRAFTTPEMFAELQMDLSERGAASQHTDVVRIQAAVIDVEEGDSRYVVSVRFTGETRENGAALAESFDEVWHLTKPRQGNGGWLLAGIQQSA; encoded by the coding sequence ATGAAAAAGTGGCTTTCCCTGCTCGCCGTGGTCCTGACCTTGGGTCTGGGCACGGCCCATGTCGACGCCGAAGCCAAGCGCATCGGCGGCGGCAAATCGTTTGGCATGCAGCGCCAGTCTGCTCCACCGGCCAAGGCGCCCACGGCCCCGACCGCCGCACCCGCGACGACGGGCGCCGGAGCCGCAGCAGCCAGCACCGGCCGCAGCTGGATGGGTCCGATCGCGGGTCTCGCTGCCGGTCTGGGCATTGCGGCCCTGGCTTCGCACCTGGGCTTTGGTGAGGGCCTGGCCAACATGCTGATGATCGGCCTGCTGGTGGCGGCTGCCATCGCGGTGTTCGGCTTCATCATGCGCAAGCGCGCGATGGCACAGCAGGGCGGTGCGGGTGGTCTGGCGTACGCCGGTGCCGGTGCCGGTGCCGGCGCCCAGCGCCAGAGCACGCCCGAGGTCCATGCCCTGCGCACGCCTGTGAACGGCGGTGGCGGTTCGATGATCGGCAGCTCGCTGGGTGAGGCCAACGCCAGCCGCATTCCGGCCGACTTCGACGTGCAGGGCTTCGAGCGCAATGCCAAGGTCAACTTCATCCGCCTGCAGGCTGCCAACGACGCCGGCAACCTCGACGACATCCGCGCCTTCACGACGCCGGAGATGTTTGCCGAGCTGCAGATGGACCTGAGCGAGCGTGGCGCGGCCAGCCAGCACACCGACGTGGTGCGCATCCAGGCCGCGGTGATCGACGTTGAAGAAGGCGACAGCCGCTATGTGGTGAGCGTGCGCTTCACCGGCGAGACGCGCGAGAACGGCGCCGCGCTGGCCGAGAGCTTCGACGAAGTCTGGCACCTGACCAAGCCGCGCCAGGGCAATGGCGGCTGGCTGCTGGCAGGTATCCAGCAAAGCGCCTGA
- a CDS encoding LysR family transcriptional regulator: MTSPTLTHVDPQTLRAFAAVAREGNVSRAAQRLHLSQPAVSLQLKALAEATGLQLFTRTPQGMALTHDGAALLPLADKALAALADFGQAAAGLHNTVRGTLRIGTILDPEFTRLGAFLKQLVESSPQVGTELRQGMSGDVLAQIDRGDLDVGFFLNLPDDPAGPAYRLRALTRFTYRVLAPAGWGPQVIGKDWKALAALPWLATPPASAHHRLQRRVFGPGSLTGVEPHRVALVDQEASMLDLVKSGVGLSLVRDSIAMREAQARGLVIADQVELACDLSFVCLSARAGEPVIEAAWAALGAVWDQGMVGRATT; this comes from the coding sequence ATGACCTCCCCGACCCTCACCCACGTGGACCCGCAAACCCTGCGGGCGTTTGCCGCCGTGGCCCGCGAGGGCAATGTGTCGCGCGCCGCGCAACGCCTGCACCTGAGCCAGCCGGCGGTGAGCCTGCAGCTCAAGGCCCTGGCCGAAGCCACCGGCCTGCAGCTCTTCACCCGCACGCCGCAGGGCATGGCGCTCACGCACGACGGCGCCGCCCTGCTGCCGCTGGCCGACAAGGCCCTGGCCGCGCTGGCCGATTTCGGCCAGGCCGCCGCCGGCTTGCACAACACGGTGCGTGGCACCTTGCGCATTGGCACGATTCTCGACCCCGAATTCACCCGCCTGGGGGCCTTTTTGAAGCAGCTGGTGGAGTCCAGTCCGCAGGTGGGCACCGAGCTGCGCCAGGGCATGAGCGGCGACGTGCTCGCCCAGATTGACCGCGGTGACCTCGACGTGGGCTTCTTCCTCAACCTGCCCGACGACCCGGCCGGCCCGGCCTACCGCTTGCGCGCGCTGACGCGCTTCACCTACCGCGTGCTGGCCCCCGCCGGCTGGGGCCCGCAGGTGATCGGCAAGGACTGGAAAGCCCTGGCCGCCCTGCCCTGGCTGGCCACGCCACCGGCCAGCGCCCACCACCGCCTGCAGCGCCGCGTGTTCGGCCCGGGCTCGCTCACCGGCGTGGAGCCGCACCGCGTGGCGCTGGTGGACCAAGAGGCGTCGATGCTTGACCTGGTGAAAAGCGGCGTGGGCCTGTCGCTCGTGCGCGACTCGATCGCCATGCGCGAGGCCCAGGCGCGTGGTCTGGTGATTGCCGATCAGGTGGAACTGGCCTGCGACCTCAGCTTCGTGTGTCTGTCCGCGCGCGCGGGCGAGCCGGTGATCGAGGCGGCGTGGGCGGCGCTGGGTGCGGTCTGGGATCAGGGCATGGTGGGTCGGGCCACGACTTGA
- a CDS encoding ammonium transporter: MAALLGPLTAAAQSAAPTAPAAPPLTSPGLVAASTIQGADTAWLMVSTALVLLMTLPGIALFYGGMVRRFNVINTMASVVGIAAVVSLLWFGVAYSLAFTPGGALGGFIGGWERIGFSGMEFLGSTSQVAVSHIAKHVPESVFAMFQLTFAIITCALVVGALVERMHFGALLTFTGLWLLLVYAPIAHWVWEPGGWLAQLGALDFAGGSVVHINAGAAALVCAYALGPREGYGREPFIPFNLGLTMAGTGLLWVGWFGFNAGSALAADGRAGLAMAVTHIAAAAGALSWMGAEWLARKRASLLGLCSGVVAGLVAITPAAGFVTPRSALIIGLVAGVACYWGATALKRKLRADDSLDVFGVHGVGGLVGALLTGLLADPAISGVESSLLAQVIACVAVLAYSLVMTAVVLWITSRFTSLRVREFEERAGLDVSLHNEQLGH, encoded by the coding sequence ATGGCCGCCTTGCTGGGGCCCCTGACGGCCGCAGCACAAAGCGCAGCACCCACGGCGCCCGCTGCCCCCCCGCTCACGTCGCCAGGGCTGGTGGCGGCCAGCACGATCCAGGGTGCGGACACCGCCTGGCTCATGGTCAGCACCGCGCTGGTCCTGCTCATGACCTTGCCCGGCATTGCACTCTTCTACGGCGGCATGGTTCGCCGCTTCAACGTGATCAACACCATGGCCAGCGTGGTCGGCATTGCCGCCGTGGTGAGCCTGCTGTGGTTCGGGGTTGCTTACTCGCTGGCGTTCACACCGGGTGGCGCGCTCGGCGGCTTCATCGGCGGCTGGGAGCGCATCGGCTTCTCGGGCATGGAGTTCCTCGGCTCCACCTCGCAGGTGGCCGTGAGCCACATAGCCAAACACGTGCCCGAATCGGTGTTTGCCATGTTCCAGCTCACCTTTGCCATCATCACCTGCGCGCTGGTGGTGGGTGCGCTGGTGGAGCGCATGCACTTCGGCGCGCTGCTCACCTTCACCGGCCTGTGGTTGCTGCTGGTGTACGCACCCATCGCGCATTGGGTGTGGGAGCCGGGCGGCTGGCTGGCGCAACTCGGCGCGCTGGATTTCGCGGGTGGCTCGGTGGTGCACATCAACGCCGGCGCCGCAGCGCTGGTCTGCGCCTACGCGCTGGGCCCGCGCGAGGGCTATGGCCGCGAGCCGTTCATTCCGTTCAACCTCGGACTCACCATGGCCGGCACCGGCCTCTTGTGGGTGGGCTGGTTCGGCTTCAACGCCGGCTCCGCGCTGGCCGCCGACGGCCGCGCCGGCCTGGCCATGGCGGTCACGCACATCGCGGCGGCCGCGGGCGCGCTTTCGTGGATGGGCGCCGAGTGGCTGGCGCGCAAACGCGCCTCGCTGCTGGGCCTGTGCTCGGGTGTGGTGGCGGGTCTGGTGGCCATCACCCCGGCGGCGGGCTTTGTCACGCCGCGCAGCGCGCTCATCATTGGCCTGGTGGCGGGTGTGGCCTGCTACTGGGGCGCCACCGCGCTCAAGCGCAAGCTGCGCGCCGACGACTCGCTCGATGTGTTTGGCGTACACGGTGTGGGCGGCCTGGTGGGCGCGCTGCTCACCGGCTTGCTGGCCGACCCGGCGATCTCGGGCGTGGAATCGAGCCTGCTGGCACAGGTGATCGCCTGTGTGGCCGTGCTGGCCTACAGCCTGGTCATGACGGCCGTGGTGCTGTGGATCACCTCGCGCTTCACCTCGCTGCGCGTGCGCGAGTTCGAGGAGCGCGCCGGGCTTGACGTGTCGCTGCACAACGAGCAGCTTGGCCACTGA
- a CDS encoding CoA-acylating methylmalonate-semialdehyde dehydrogenase, with protein sequence MSITNINHFIGGQTAAGTSTRAQDVFNPATGAVTGKVALANGADVNTAVAAAQAAFPAWADTPPIRRARVMFKFLELVNQHKDELAHLITAEHGKVFTDAQGEVARGIDIIEFSCGIPQLLKGDFTDQVSTGMDNWTLRQPLGVVAGITPFNFPVMVPMWMFPVAIAAGNTFVLKPSPIDPSASLFMGELFKRAGLPDGVFNVVQGDKEAVDALLVHPDVKAVSFVGSTPIANYIYETGAHHGKRVQALGGAKNHMVVMPDADLDQAVDALIGAAYGSAGERCMAISVAVLVGDVGDRIMPKLIERTKALKVLNGTNLAAEMGPIVTAAAHQRITGYIEAGAKEGAQMLVDGRVFDAAQTGDGCSGGFWMGGTLFDHVTTDMKIYKEEIFGPVLSCVRVPDFAKAVQIINDHEFGNGVSCFTRDGNVAREFARRIQVGMVGINVPIPVPMAWHGFGGWKKSLFGDMHAYGEEGVRFYTKQKSIMQRWPESIGKGAEFVMPTAK encoded by the coding sequence ATGAGCATTACAAATATCAACCACTTCATCGGCGGCCAAACCGCAGCCGGCACCTCCACCCGCGCGCAAGACGTGTTCAACCCCGCCACGGGCGCCGTGACCGGCAAGGTCGCGCTGGCCAACGGGGCCGACGTGAACACCGCCGTGGCCGCCGCGCAAGCCGCGTTCCCGGCCTGGGCCGACACGCCGCCGATCCGCCGGGCGCGGGTGATGTTCAAGTTCCTGGAGCTGGTCAACCAGCACAAGGACGAACTGGCCCACCTGATCACCGCCGAGCACGGCAAGGTCTTCACCGACGCGCAGGGCGAGGTGGCGCGCGGCATCGACATCATCGAATTCTCATGCGGCATTCCCCAGTTGCTCAAGGGCGACTTCACCGACCAGGTGTCCACCGGCATGGACAACTGGACGCTGCGCCAGCCGCTGGGTGTGGTGGCCGGCATCACGCCGTTCAACTTCCCCGTGATGGTGCCCATGTGGATGTTCCCGGTGGCGATCGCCGCGGGCAACACCTTCGTGCTCAAGCCCAGCCCGATCGACCCTTCGGCCTCGCTGTTCATGGGCGAGCTGTTCAAGCGGGCCGGCCTGCCCGACGGCGTGTTCAACGTGGTGCAGGGCGACAAGGAAGCCGTGGACGCGTTGCTGGTGCACCCCGACGTGAAGGCCGTGAGCTTCGTGGGCTCCACTCCGATCGCGAACTACATCTACGAGACCGGCGCCCACCATGGCAAGCGCGTGCAGGCCCTGGGCGGTGCGAAGAACCACATGGTGGTGATGCCCGACGCCGACCTGGACCAGGCGGTGGATGCGCTCATTGGCGCGGCCTATGGCTCGGCGGGCGAGCGCTGCATGGCCATCAGCGTGGCGGTGCTGGTGGGCGACGTGGGCGACCGCATCATGCCCAAGCTGATCGAGCGCACGAAGGCGCTCAAGGTGCTCAACGGCACCAACCTGGCCGCCGAGATGGGCCCCATCGTCACCGCCGCTGCGCACCAGCGCATCACCGGCTACATCGAGGCAGGCGCCAAAGAAGGCGCGCAGATGCTGGTGGACGGCCGCGTGTTCGACGCAGCGCAGACCGGCGACGGCTGCTCAGGAGGCTTCTGGATGGGCGGCACGCTGTTCGACCACGTGACCACCGACATGAAGATCTACAAGGAAGAGATCTTCGGCCCAGTGCTCTCGTGCGTGCGCGTGCCCGACTTTGCGAAAGCGGTGCAGATCATCAACGACCACGAGTTCGGCAACGGCGTCTCCTGCTTCACCCGCGACGGCAACGTGGCCCGCGAGTTCGCACGCCGCATCCAGGTGGGCATGGTCGGCATCAACGTGCCGATCCCCGTGCCCATGGCCTGGCACGGTTTCGGTGGCTGGAAGAAGAGCCTGTTTGGTGACATGCACGCCTATGGCGAAGAGGGCGTGCGCTTCTACACCAAGCAGAAATCGATCATGCAGCGCTGGCCGGAGAGCATCGGCAAGGGCGCCGAATTCGTGATGCCCACCGCGAAGTAA
- the mreD gene encoding rod shape-determining protein MreD, which produces MIMRPGQQLLLPANPVFIWFSLIAALMFNMLMNMGLWGRAAWVPDLLAVALVFWSVHQPLRIGVGVAFAFGLAMDVHQGALLGQHALAYTVLGFLAISMHRRLLWFGVPNQAVQVLPLFVAAHVLELLVRMASGGSFPGVLYFLAPALEAALWPVVSVLLLAPQRRAPNPDDNRPL; this is translated from the coding sequence ATGATCATGCGTCCCGGCCAGCAGCTGCTGCTGCCCGCCAACCCGGTCTTCATCTGGTTCAGCCTGATCGCTGCACTGATGTTCAACATGCTCATGAACATGGGCCTGTGGGGCCGCGCGGCCTGGGTGCCCGATCTGCTGGCGGTGGCCCTGGTGTTCTGGAGCGTGCACCAGCCGCTGCGCATTGGCGTGGGCGTGGCGTTTGCATTCGGGCTGGCCATGGACGTGCATCAGGGCGCCTTGCTCGGTCAGCACGCGCTGGCCTACACGGTGCTCGGCTTTCTGGCCATTTCCATGCACCGCCGACTGCTCTGGTTCGGCGTGCCCAATCAGGCGGTGCAGGTGCTGCCGCTGTTCGTGGCTGCGCACGTGCTGGAGTTGCTGGTCCGCATGGCTTCGGGGGGCAGCTTTCCGGGCGTGCTGTATTTCCTGGCACCGGCGCTGGAGGCGGCGCTGTGGCCGGTGGTGAGCGTTTTGCTGCTCGCACCACAACGCAGGGCGCCCAATCCCGACGACAACCGCCCTCTATGA
- a CDS encoding ankyrin repeat domain-containing protein has protein sequence MTDWKTQQMIKASGWPLAPELLAPGADFSAPAEGGLVPWHWACSEGKAGLVRYMLDNGANPQDRTPAGQGMLHMAARAKSFQVVMLLIDALKAGGAPAPDEGLRSFLTKTFSKGHPDSRNRLQQTLKDWDRLQRQAAPGKPT, from the coding sequence ATGACCGATTGGAAGACCCAGCAAATGATCAAGGCCTCGGGCTGGCCGCTGGCGCCCGAGCTGCTCGCGCCCGGTGCCGATTTCAGCGCCCCGGCCGAGGGCGGTCTGGTGCCCTGGCACTGGGCCTGCAGCGAGGGCAAGGCGGGCCTGGTGCGCTACATGCTGGACAACGGCGCCAATCCGCAGGACCGCACGCCGGCCGGCCAGGGCATGCTGCACATGGCGGCCCGCGCGAAAAGTTTTCAGGTGGTGATGCTGCTGATCGACGCGCTCAAGGCCGGCGGTGCGCCCGCGCCCGACGAGGGCCTGCGCTCGTTCCTCACCAAGACCTTCAGCAAGGGCCACCCCGACTCCAGGAATCGGCTGCAGCAGACCCTCAAGGACTGGGACCGGCTGCAACGCCAGGCGGCACCAGGCAAACCCACCTGA
- a CDS encoding GMC family oxidoreductase: MNDTTFDYIIIGAGTAGCLMANRLSADASKRVLLIEAGRRDDYHWVHIPVGYLYCIGNPRTDWLYNTEPEAGLNGRSLRYPRGKTLGGCSSINGMIYMRGQSRDYDQWAQLTGDDSWSWHQALPYFKMHEDHHLGATGWHGAKGSPSEMLAQPATESEDLWLHLLRHHRAGGEWRIEKQRLRWDVLDAFSQAAQQAGIPATDDFNRGNNEGVGYFEVNQKAGWRWNTAKAFLRPTCYGRPNFEQWTSAQVAKLVIETQPDGSKRCTGAQVWTGGEMTTAVATREVILCAGSVGTPQILQLSGIGPAALLREYGIEVQHELPGVGDNLQDHLQIRSVYKVQGVKTLNTLASSVWGKAAIGLEYAFKRSGPMSMAPSQLGAFTRSDANQPHPNIEYHVQPLSLDAFGEPLHSFPAFTASVCNLNPTSRGHVRIRSPHFNDAPAIAPNYLSTPEDRQVAADSLRVTRRIVSQPALARYKPEEFKPGVQFQTDEELARLAGDIASTIFHPVGTTKMGADNDPMAVVDSHLRVRGVAGLRVVDAGVMPTITSGNTNSPTLMIAEKAARWIVSGD, translated from the coding sequence ATGAACGACACCACCTTCGACTACATCATCATCGGCGCCGGCACAGCGGGCTGCCTGATGGCGAACCGCCTCTCGGCCGATGCCAGCAAGCGCGTGCTGCTGATCGAGGCCGGTCGCCGCGACGACTACCACTGGGTGCACATTCCCGTGGGTTACCTCTACTGCATCGGCAATCCGCGCACCGACTGGCTCTACAACACCGAACCCGAGGCCGGACTCAACGGGCGTTCGCTGCGCTACCCGCGCGGCAAGACACTGGGTGGCTGCTCCAGCATCAACGGCATGATCTACATGCGCGGCCAGAGCCGCGACTACGACCAGTGGGCGCAGCTCACCGGCGACGACAGCTGGAGCTGGCACCAGGCGCTGCCGTACTTCAAGATGCACGAGGACCACCACCTCGGGGCCACCGGGTGGCACGGCGCCAAGGGCAGCCCGAGCGAGATGCTGGCCCAGCCAGCCACCGAGAGCGAAGACCTGTGGCTCCACCTCCTGCGCCACCACCGGGCCGGCGGCGAATGGCGCATCGAGAAGCAGCGCCTGCGCTGGGACGTGCTTGACGCGTTTTCCCAGGCCGCCCAGCAGGCCGGCATCCCGGCCACCGACGACTTCAACCGTGGCAACAACGAAGGTGTGGGTTATTTCGAAGTGAACCAGAAAGCCGGCTGGCGCTGGAACACCGCCAAGGCCTTTCTGCGCCCCACCTGTTATGGCCGCCCCAACTTCGAACAATGGACCAGTGCCCAGGTGGCCAAGCTCGTGATCGAGACCCAGCCCGACGGCAGCAAACGGTGCACCGGCGCGCAGGTGTGGACCGGCGGCGAGATGACCACCGCCGTTGCCACGCGCGAGGTGATCCTGTGCGCCGGCAGCGTGGGCACGCCGCAGATCCTGCAACTCTCGGGCATTGGCCCGGCGGCGCTGCTGCGCGAGTACGGCATCGAGGTGCAGCACGAATTGCCCGGCGTGGGCGACAACCTGCAGGACCACCTGCAGATCCGCTCCGTCTACAAGGTGCAAGGCGTGAAGACCCTCAACACGCTGGCCAGCTCGGTGTGGGGCAAGGCCGCCATCGGACTGGAATACGCGTTCAAGCGCAGCGGCCCCATGAGCATGGCGCCCAGCCAGCTTGGTGCCTTCACCCGCAGCGATGCGAACCAGCCGCACCCGAACATCGAATACCACGTGCAGCCGCTCAGTCTGGATGCCTTTGGCGAGCCGCTGCACAGCTTCCCGGCGTTCACCGCCAGCGTGTGCAACCTCAACCCCACCAGCCGTGGCCATGTGCGCATCCGCAGCCCGCATTTCAACGACGCGCCCGCGATCGCGCCCAACTACCTGAGCACCCCAGAGGACCGCCAGGTGGCCGCCGACAGCCTGCGCGTGACGCGGCGCATCGTCTCGCAGCCCGCGCTTGCCCGGTACAAGCCCGAGGAGTTCAAGCCCGGTGTGCAGTTCCAGACCGACGAAGAACTCGCGCGCCTGGCCGGTGACATTGCCAGCACCATCTTCCATCCGGTGGGCACCACCAAGATGGGCGCCGACAACGACCCGATGGCGGTGGTGGACAGCCACCTGCGCGTGCGCGGCGTGGCGGGTCTGCGCGTGGTCGACGCCGGCGTGATGCCCACCATCACCAGCGGCAACACCAACAGCCCCACCCTCATGATCGCGGAGAAAGCCGCGCGCTGGATCGTCAGCGGAGACTGA